The Lentzea guizhouensis genome contains a region encoding:
- a CDS encoding GNAT family N-acetyltransferase, giving the protein MGAFDGHRLVGSVRGNVDGDRMEVARLFVAPDQQGRGIGRLLLDEAVNAAPAGVDVLWLFTGAQSQENIRLYESAGFERVSERVDGLGITLVTLERKVI; this is encoded by the coding sequence ATCGGCGCGTTCGACGGGCATCGGCTCGTGGGCAGCGTGCGCGGCAACGTCGACGGCGACCGCATGGAGGTCGCCCGCCTGTTCGTCGCACCCGACCAGCAAGGACGCGGGATCGGCCGGCTGCTGCTCGACGAAGCCGTCAACGCCGCCCCGGCAGGCGTCGACGTGCTCTGGTTGTTCACCGGAGCGCAGAGCCAGGAGAACATCCGGCTGTACGAGAGCGCCGGGTTCGAGCGGGTCAGCGAGCGCGTCGACGGGCTGGGCATCACACTCGTCACATTGGAGCGGAAGGTCATCTGA
- a CDS encoding TIGR03086 family metal-binding protein — MDLIQAHGLAMTEFDRRVREIAPDQWVLGTPCREWSVRDLVGHLVQEQLWASELLAGCTTEQVGDRFDHDNLGDDPLVSWVVAAAAAREAWLEPDALSKPVHVSSGMIDAAEYCWQMTTDLAVHAWDLARSIGADERIDPDLATTVLRYVERNVDEWSGSSMFDSAVPVVADADDQTRLIGLLGRKP; from the coding sequence GTGGACTTGATCCAGGCGCACGGCCTCGCGATGACGGAGTTCGACCGGCGGGTGCGGGAGATCGCACCCGACCAGTGGGTGCTGGGTACCCCGTGCCGGGAGTGGTCGGTCAGAGATCTGGTGGGCCATCTGGTCCAGGAGCAGCTCTGGGCATCGGAACTGCTGGCCGGGTGCACCACCGAGCAGGTCGGCGACCGGTTCGACCACGACAACCTGGGTGACGACCCGCTGGTGTCCTGGGTGGTCGCGGCCGCGGCGGCACGTGAGGCGTGGCTGGAGCCCGACGCGTTGTCCAAGCCGGTGCACGTGTCGTCGGGGATGATCGACGCGGCGGAGTACTGCTGGCAGATGACCACCGACCTCGCGGTGCACGCGTGGGACCTGGCACGGTCGATCGGCGCCGACGAGCGGATCGACCCGGACCTGGCGACGACGGTGCTGCGGTACGTCGAGCGCAACGTCGACGAGTGGAGCGGCTCGTCGATGTTCGACTCGGCGGTGCCGGTCGTGGCGGACGCGGACGACCAGACCCGGCTGATCGGACTGCTCGGCCGCAAACCCTGA
- a CDS encoding peptide MFS transporter, giving the protein MSAPSASIPGKQDTGFFGHPRGLSTLFFTELWERFSFYGMKAILGLYLWTAVSEGGLGVDKALALSVVAIYGTAVYMSGVAGGWLADRVWGGQRATFYGGVLIMCGHIALALPIGITGVYLGLIFIVFGTGLLKPNISTVVGGLYDKTDTRRDAGFTVFYMAINIGGFVSPLITGALADGIGFHAGFAVAAVGMALGLVQYRLGRKHLRGSAAVAPNPLPAAEKGRVYGLITAISVAIAAFGVVAYVVGDVEGVILMISIMSIVLPIAYFTVMLRSKKTLPEEKPRVVAYIPLFVAAAMFWLIFEQSASVIAEFADSNVDNHVFGWEFPVAWFQSINPIMIILLAPLFALLWVKLKDRAPSTPRKFAGALVLVGLSFVLMYFASNSAADGKVTPLWLVLMFLIMTAGELMLSPVGLSVTTKLAPRAFASQTMSLWFLATSAGTGVAAQLVKFYTTSPSAYFLTLGGAAVVLGIALALSAPVIKKLMSGVE; this is encoded by the coding sequence GTGAGCGCCCCTAGCGCCAGCATCCCCGGCAAGCAGGACACAGGATTCTTCGGTCATCCCCGAGGCCTGTCCACGCTCTTCTTCACCGAACTGTGGGAGCGGTTCTCCTTCTACGGGATGAAGGCCATCCTCGGCCTCTACCTGTGGACAGCCGTGTCCGAGGGCGGCCTGGGCGTCGACAAGGCCCTGGCGCTGTCCGTCGTCGCCATCTACGGCACCGCGGTCTACATGTCCGGTGTCGCCGGCGGCTGGCTCGCCGACCGCGTGTGGGGTGGCCAGCGCGCCACGTTCTACGGCGGCGTCCTGATCATGTGCGGCCACATCGCGCTGGCGCTGCCGATCGGCATCACCGGCGTGTACCTCGGCCTGATCTTCATCGTGTTCGGCACCGGCCTGCTCAAGCCGAACATCTCGACCGTCGTCGGCGGCCTGTACGACAAGACCGACACCCGCCGCGACGCCGGCTTCACGGTGTTCTACATGGCGATCAACATCGGTGGCTTCGTGTCGCCGCTGATCACCGGCGCGCTCGCGGACGGCATCGGCTTCCACGCCGGGTTCGCCGTCGCCGCGGTCGGCATGGCGCTGGGCCTCGTCCAGTACCGCCTGGGCCGCAAGCACCTGCGCGGGTCCGCCGCCGTGGCGCCGAACCCACTGCCCGCCGCCGAGAAGGGCCGCGTCTACGGTCTCATCACCGCCATCTCGGTCGCGATCGCCGCGTTCGGTGTCGTCGCCTACGTCGTGGGCGACGTCGAGGGCGTCATCCTGATGATCAGCATCATGTCGATCGTGCTGCCGATCGCGTACTTCACCGTGATGCTGCGCAGCAAGAAGACGCTGCCGGAGGAGAAGCCGCGGGTCGTCGCCTACATCCCGCTGTTCGTCGCGGCCGCGATGTTCTGGCTGATCTTCGAGCAGAGCGCGTCGGTCATCGCCGAGTTCGCCGACTCGAACGTCGACAACCACGTGTTCGGCTGGGAGTTCCCGGTCGCGTGGTTCCAGTCGATCAACCCGATCATGATCATCCTGCTGGCGCCGCTGTTCGCCCTGCTGTGGGTGAAGCTCAAGGACCGCGCGCCGTCCACGCCGCGCAAGTTCGCGGGTGCGCTCGTGCTGGTCGGCCTGTCGTTCGTGCTCATGTACTTCGCGAGCAACTCGGCGGCCGACGGCAAGGTGACGCCGCTCTGGCTCGTGCTGATGTTCCTGATCATGACCGCCGGTGAGCTCATGCTGTCGCCGGTCGGCCTGTCGGTCACGACGAAGCTGGCGCCGCGCGCGTTCGCCTCGCAGACGATGAGCCTGTGGTTCCTCGCGACCTCGGCCGGCACCGGTGTGGCGGCGCAGCTGGTGAAGTTCTACACGACGAGCCCGTCGGCGTACTTCCTCACGCTGGGTGGCGCGGCCGTGGTGCTCGGCATCGCGCTGGCGCTGTCGGCCCCGGTGATCAAGAAGCTGATGTCGGGCGTCGAATAG
- a CDS encoding cytochrome P450, which produces MPSSLKTTVQFFALRSLVRGYALIGDPYAGVMASPPDRDPYSMYEKVRAKGDMVRSKMGAYVTPSRALCDSVLRDPRFVTATFDEASMIPITLVKDGEKIVNPVQDSFLMKNPPDHTRLRKLVQPFFTPRALKDRTASIQKIVTSYLDRLDDRFDVVAEFASQVPIQVIADLLGVPDDDKALFARWGSSLAETLDGVWSHKQLKNLHATIVEYNDFIDGLMDERRRDPKDDIVSHLVTQHEDLSREDLVATTGLLLFAGFETTVNLISNGVLKAFENPHTVAPLAQSPEYAEGFVEEVLRLDPPVQYTIRWPKERLELAGVSLPKGMPVMLLLAAANRDPRVFSDPLKFDPTRSNAREHLAFSAGIHYCIGAGLSRIEGAVALHELFKRFPNLAQDGPMARRRSKLIRGALRLPVRANEPKRSLAVKST; this is translated from the coding sequence ATGCCGTCCTCGCTGAAGACCACCGTCCAGTTCTTCGCGCTCCGCTCTCTCGTGCGCGGCTACGCGCTGATCGGTGACCCGTACGCCGGTGTCATGGCGTCGCCGCCGGATCGCGACCCGTACTCGATGTACGAGAAGGTGCGCGCCAAGGGCGACATGGTCCGCAGCAAGATGGGCGCCTACGTCACGCCGTCGCGCGCGTTGTGCGACTCGGTGCTGCGCGACCCGCGGTTCGTCACGGCGACGTTCGACGAGGCGTCGATGATCCCGATCACGCTGGTCAAGGACGGCGAGAAGATCGTGAACCCGGTGCAGGACTCGTTCCTGATGAAGAACCCGCCGGACCACACCCGGCTGCGCAAGCTGGTGCAGCCGTTCTTCACGCCACGCGCGCTGAAGGACCGCACCGCGTCGATCCAGAAGATCGTCACGAGCTACCTCGACCGGCTGGACGACCGGTTCGACGTGGTGGCGGAGTTCGCGTCGCAGGTGCCGATCCAGGTGATCGCGGACCTGCTGGGCGTGCCGGACGACGACAAGGCGCTGTTCGCCCGCTGGGGCTCGTCGCTGGCCGAGACGCTCGACGGCGTGTGGTCGCACAAGCAGCTCAAGAACCTGCACGCCACGATCGTCGAGTACAACGACTTCATCGACGGGCTGATGGACGAGCGGCGGCGCGACCCGAAGGACGACATCGTCAGCCACCTCGTGACGCAGCACGAGGACCTCAGCCGCGAGGACCTGGTCGCCACCACGGGGTTGCTGCTCTTCGCCGGGTTCGAGACGACGGTGAACCTGATCAGCAACGGTGTGCTGAAGGCGTTCGAGAACCCGCACACGGTCGCGCCGCTCGCGCAGAGCCCGGAGTACGCGGAGGGGTTCGTCGAGGAGGTGCTGCGGCTGGACCCGCCGGTGCAGTACACGATCCGCTGGCCGAAGGAACGCCTTGAGCTGGCCGGTGTCTCACTGCCGAAGGGCATGCCGGTGATGCTGCTGCTCGCGGCGGCGAACCGCGATCCTCGGGTGTTCTCCGACCCGCTGAAGTTCGACCCGACGCGGTCCAACGCGCGCGAGCACCTCGCGTTCTCCGCGGGCATCCACTACTGCATCGGCGCGGGCCTGTCGCGCATCGAGGGCGCGGTCGCGTTGCACGAGCTCTTCAAGCGCTTCCCGAACCTAGCGCAGGACGGCCCGATGGCGCGGCGCAGGTCGAAGCTCATCCGCGGCGCGTTGCGACTTCCGGTTCGCGCGAACGAACCCAAACGATCACTGGCGGTGAAGTCGACCTGA
- a CDS encoding TetR/AcrR family transcriptional regulator: MPRVSQDHLDARRRQILDGARACFARHGYEGATVRRLEEATGLSRGAIFHHFRDKESLFLALAEDDALRMADVVAEQGLVQVMRDLLEEPAKRDEEHAADWLGTRLEVSRRLRTDPDFRARWAERSEQLTAATRQRLLRQREAGNLRDDVDVTVLTSFLELVLEGLVSHLAMGLPADDMEPVLDLVEETVRRHRRSS; the protein is encoded by the coding sequence GTGCCCAGGGTCAGCCAGGACCACCTAGACGCCCGCCGTCGCCAGATCCTCGACGGTGCGCGCGCGTGCTTCGCCCGCCACGGCTACGAGGGTGCCACGGTACGCCGTCTCGAAGAGGCCACGGGACTGTCCCGCGGTGCGATCTTCCACCACTTCCGCGACAAGGAGTCGCTCTTCCTCGCGCTCGCCGAGGACGACGCGCTGCGGATGGCGGACGTGGTCGCGGAGCAGGGTTTGGTGCAGGTCATGCGCGACCTGCTGGAAGAGCCGGCGAAGCGGGACGAGGAGCACGCCGCCGACTGGCTGGGCACGCGGCTGGAGGTCTCCCGCCGGCTGCGCACCGACCCCGACTTCCGCGCGCGCTGGGCCGAGCGGTCCGAGCAGCTGACGGCCGCGACCCGGCAGCGCCTGCTGCGCCAGCGCGAGGCGGGCAACCTGCGTGACGACGTCGACGTGACGGTTCTGACGAGCTTCTTGGAGCTCGTGCTGGAGGGCCTGGTGTCGCACCTGGCGATGGGGCTGCCTGCCGACGACATGGAGCCGGTACTCGATCTGGTGGAAGAAACCGTGCGCCGCCACCGTCGTAGCTCTTGA